From Mycolicibacterium cosmeticum, a single genomic window includes:
- a CDS encoding LysR family transcriptional regulator, which produces MNMLDPEQLRTFLAVERAGGFTAAGRVLGLRQSTVSGHIARLEQAVGRELFRRDTRNLALTADGAAMVGFARNILDAQAQADRYFSESRLTGFIRLGASDDLVTLDLPDVLVEFQRSYPAVDLELVVGLSENLKVRMAAGELDMMVAKRLPGEQHGELLWQDRLVWAGRAGLAGVGDPVPVVTYPPPSLTRHMALRALEREHRSWRIACVSDSQLGLQAAVLAGLGVVPHAETLLPQGLYPVDDGLPELGELEFVLVCRRSALSEPEQALRDAIVANARRMHR; this is translated from the coding sequence ATGAATATGTTGGATCCCGAGCAGTTGCGCACCTTCCTGGCCGTCGAGCGGGCGGGTGGTTTCACCGCGGCCGGGCGGGTGCTCGGCTTGCGGCAGTCCACCGTCAGCGGGCACATCGCCCGCCTGGAACAGGCGGTGGGCCGCGAACTGTTCCGCCGGGACACCCGCAATCTGGCCCTCACCGCCGACGGTGCCGCCATGGTGGGCTTCGCACGCAACATCCTGGACGCCCAGGCGCAGGCCGACCGGTATTTCTCGGAGTCCCGCCTGACCGGTTTCATCCGGCTGGGCGCCTCCGACGACCTGGTCACCCTGGACCTGCCGGATGTGCTCGTCGAGTTCCAGCGCTCCTATCCGGCCGTCGACCTGGAACTCGTCGTCGGGCTCAGCGAGAACCTCAAGGTGCGGATGGCCGCCGGCGAGCTGGACATGATGGTGGCCAAGCGGTTACCGGGCGAGCAGCACGGCGAATTGCTGTGGCAGGACCGGTTGGTGTGGGCCGGCCGAGCCGGTTTGGCCGGCGTCGGTGACCCGGTGCCGGTGGTGACCTATCCCCCGCCCAGCCTGACCCGGCACATGGCGTTGCGGGCGCTGGAACGCGAACACCGCAGCTGGCGCATCGCCTGTGTCAGCGACAGTCAACTGGGCCTGCAGGCGGCGGTGCTGGCCGGGCTCGGCGTCGTGCCGCACGCCGAAACCCTTCTGCCACAAGGCCTCTACCCCGTCGACGACGGGCTGCCGGAATTGGGCGAACTGGAGTTCGTGCTGGTGTGCCGGCGCAGCGCGCTGTCCGAGCCCGAGCAGGCGTTGCGCGACGCGATCGTCGCCAACGCCCGCCGGATGCACCGGTGA
- a CDS encoding glycoside hydrolase family 16 protein: MDRRSVMMMIGLGAAAAVLPTQTAHAEPLPGDLGPGPVPGPAAPGAPAPTPAAAEPAFLWRDEFNGPAGAPPNPADWFIVPARETIRNPVEWDKPYNMGRYVTDQEHVFQDGKGNLVIRATRGPGNNIQERYASAKIIGNWRGAIGTTWEARVKLNCLTDGAWPAFWLLNDDPVRGGEVDLVEWYGNRDWPSGSTVHARLDGTSFATDPHPIDSAWHTWRMTWLPTGMYFWKDYAPGMEPYFTVPANSLEDWPFNDPGYTLAPVFNIAVGGSGGREPAGGNYPAEMLIDWIRVF; the protein is encoded by the coding sequence ATGGATCGTCGCAGCGTCATGATGATGATTGGTCTGGGTGCGGCCGCCGCCGTGCTGCCCACTCAGACGGCCCACGCGGAGCCGCTCCCAGGAGATCTGGGGCCTGGTCCGGTCCCCGGGCCGGCAGCGCCGGGTGCGCCCGCCCCGACCCCCGCCGCGGCCGAACCGGCTTTCCTGTGGCGCGACGAGTTCAACGGTCCCGCAGGCGCACCGCCCAACCCGGCGGACTGGTTCATCGTCCCGGCGCGCGAGACCATCCGGAACCCCGTCGAGTGGGACAAGCCCTACAACATGGGCCGCTACGTCACCGACCAGGAGCACGTGTTCCAGGACGGCAAGGGCAATCTGGTCATCCGCGCCACCCGTGGGCCCGGTAACAACATCCAGGAGCGCTACGCCAGTGCCAAGATCATCGGCAACTGGCGCGGTGCCATCGGGACCACGTGGGAGGCCCGGGTCAAGCTCAACTGCCTCACCGACGGTGCCTGGCCCGCCTTCTGGCTGCTCAACGATGATCCGGTGCGCGGCGGCGAGGTGGACCTGGTCGAGTGGTACGGCAACCGGGACTGGCCGTCGGGCAGCACGGTGCACGCCCGGCTGGACGGCACCTCGTTCGCGACGGATCCGCACCCGATCGACAGTGCCTGGCACACCTGGCGGATGACGTGGCTGCCGACCGGCATGTACTTCTGGAAGGACTACGCGCCGGGTATGGAGCCGTATTTCACGGTTCCGGCCAACTCGCTGGAGGACTGGCCGTTCAACGATCCCGGCTACACGCTGGCCCCGGTGTTCAACATCGCCGTCGGCGGCTCGGGTGGGCGTGAGCCGGCGGGTGGCAACTACCCGGCCGAAATGCTGATCGACTGGATCCGCGTCTTCTGA